A part of Aegilops tauschii subsp. strangulata cultivar AL8/78 chromosome 2, Aet v6.0, whole genome shotgun sequence genomic DNA contains:
- the LOC109760443 gene encoding transcription termination factor MTERF9, chloroplastic → MALLQLHPPPLAALGRSVLRCLPFPSATATATARRSLASVAFSLQTNVRLLKPNRRSRRSRYPYYDLDDDEEEEDEEYDEDDESEDDLSGLEYPGVLYTNNPRAPNKRAGRKTQLVKENWEGRRPKTRDKHASPGRSNSLQPRSKINRTLLNLTSMNSEVELKNESISRSLFQKLQEEYDFDDKWLPLIDYLCSFGLRESHFTYIYERHMACLQINRASAEERLEFLLSVGVKSKDLKRMLVRQPQILEYTLSNLKSHVAFLAGIGVPEARMGQIISSAPSFLSYSIEQSLKPTISYLIEEVGIEECDVGKVVQLSPQILVQRIDNAWKSRFLFLSKELGAPKDSIVKMVTKHPQLLHYSIEEGILPRINFLRSIGMRNSDILKILTSLTQVLSLSVEKNLKPKYLYLVNDLKNEAQSLTKYPMYLSLSLEQRIRPRHRFLVSLKKAPKGPFPLSSFVLTDERFCQRLAGTSLEKYHTFRQSLLLTGFEDKTGRKPLASRR, encoded by the exons ATGGCGCTGCTGCAGCTGCATCCGCCGCCGCTGGCGGCGCTCGGTCGCTCCGTTCTCCGCTGCCTCCCGTTCCCCTCCGCGACCGCGACCGCGACCGCCCGCCGCTCCCTCGCCTCGGTCGCCTTCTCGCTCCAGACCAACGTGCGCCTCCTCAAGCCCAACCGCCGCTCCCGGCGCTCCCGCTACCCCTACTACGACCTGGACGacgacgaagaggaagaggatgaggagtacgacgaggacgacgagagCGAG GATGATTTATCAGGTTTGGAGTATCCTGGTGTCCTTTATACAAACAACCCGCGTGCTCCGAACAAGAGAGCAG GACGAAAAACACAACTGGTGAAAGAAAATTGGGAAGGAAGGCGGCCCAAAACTCGTGATAAACATGCTAGTCCAGGAAGGTCTAATTCCCTCCAGCCCAGGAGCAAAATAAACAGAACATTACTAAATCTTACAAGCATGAACAGTGAAGTAGAG TTGAAAAATGAAAGTATCTCTCGGAGTCTGTTTCAAAAATTGCAAGAAGAATATGACTTTGATGATAAATGGTTACCGCTTATTGATTACCTATGCTCATTTGGACTGAGGGAATCCCATTTTACTTACATTTATGAGAGACACATGGCTTGCTTGCAAATCAACCGGGCTTCTGCAGAAGAAAGGTTGGAGTTCCTTCTAAGTGTTGGTGTTAAAAGCAAGGATCTGAAGAGGATGCTGGTCAGACAGCCGCAAATTTTGGAATACACTCTCAGCAATCTGAAGTCTCATGTTGCTTTTCTGGCTGGCATTGGTGTTCCGGAGGCACGTATGGGGCAAATTATTTCTTCTGCCCCTTCATTTTTATCTTACAGTATTGAGCAGTCCCTGAAGCCAACTATAAGCTATTTGATTGAGGAAGTGGGTATTGAGGAGTGCGATGTGGGGAAAGTGGTGCAGCTAAGCCCTCAGATTCTGGTGCAGCGAATTGATAATGCGTGGAAATCTCGATTTCTTTTTCTCTCAAAAGAACTAGGGGCTCCCAAAGATAGCATTGTCAAAATGGTCACAAAGCACCCACAGCTGCTTCATTACAGCATTGAGGAGGGCATCTTGCCTCGAATCAATTTCCTTAGAAGCATTGGCATGAGAAACTCTGATATTCTCAAAATATTGACAAGTCTTACTCAG GTGCTATCTTTGTCGGTGGAGAAAAATCTCAAACCAAAGTATCTTTATTTGGTCAATGACCTTAAGAATGAGGCTCAATCCCTGACGAAGTACCCCATGTACTTGAGCTTGTCTCTTGAGCAGAGAATTCGTCCCCGTCACCGTTTTCTTGTTTCATTgaagaaagctccaaagggtccATTTCCTCTTAGCTCCTTTGTGCTTACAGATGAGCGTTTTTGCCAGCGGTTGGCTGGGACGAGCTTAGAGAAGTACCATACATTTAGACAGAGCTTGCTGCTGACAGGTTTCGAAGATAAGACTGGAAGGAAACCATTGGCATCACGACGGTAG